A genomic window from Chitinophaga pollutisoli includes:
- a CDS encoding type I restriction endonuclease, translating into MDFKDIIKQLGDRAVKIKDSVNTEEATKNAFIMPFIQALGYDVFNPLEVTPEYVADLGIKQGEKVDYVIFKDTIPTIIIECKWHGAALDVFNSQLFRYFHVSKAKFGLLTNGFEYRFYTDLVEPNKMDEKPFFTFNLTDIKDNQIEELKKFHKNYYDLETIVNTASDLKYTNELKALIHAELNAPSENFVRHFSKPIYNGMMTGKVIEQFTVLVKKSITQYINDLITERLKSALTKESEVQKNDVEQPVIKQGDVSRVNTTAEELEAFYIVKAILRAKVDGERIHFRDAQSYFAIMLDDNNRKSICRLYLGTTKKAIGLFDADRKESRNELSKIDDIYKFAEQLLNTVSLFETPALSLK; encoded by the coding sequence ATGGACTTCAAAGACATTATCAAGCAATTAGGAGATCGCGCAGTGAAAATTAAAGATTCTGTGAATACAGAGGAAGCGACTAAGAATGCATTTATCATGCCTTTTATACAAGCGTTAGGCTACGATGTTTTTAATCCCCTTGAAGTAACTCCAGAGTATGTTGCAGATTTAGGGATTAAACAGGGCGAAAAGGTAGACTATGTAATTTTTAAAGATACAATTCCAACAATTATCATCGAATGTAAATGGCATGGTGCCGCTTTAGATGTTTTTAATTCACAACTTTTCAGGTATTTTCATGTTTCCAAAGCTAAGTTTGGACTTTTGACAAATGGATTTGAATATAGATTTTATACAGACTTGGTGGAACCAAATAAAATGGATGAAAAGCCATTCTTTACTTTCAATTTAACCGATATTAAAGATAATCAAATCGAAGAATTAAAGAAGTTTCATAAAAACTACTATGATCTTGAAACAATCGTAAATACTGCCAGTGATCTAAAGTACACCAATGAATTAAAAGCTTTGATTCATGCTGAATTGAATGCGCCTTCGGAAAATTTTGTTCGGCACTTTTCAAAACCCATATATAATGGAATGATGACTGGTAAAGTAATTGAACAGTTTACAGTTTTAGTAAAAAAATCTATCACGCAATATATTAACGATCTTATTACAGAAAGATTGAAATCTGCGTTAACAAAAGAATCAGAAGTACAAAAGAATGACGTAGAACAGCCAGTGATTAAACAGGGAGATGTTTCAAGAGTAAATACAACTGCCGAGGAATTAGAAGCGTTTTACATTGTTAAGGCGATTCTACGTGCGAAAGTAGACGGAGAGAGAATTCATTTTAGAGATGCCCAATCCTATTTTGCGATAATGTTAGATGATAATAACAGAAAGTCAATCTGCAGATTGTATTTAGGTACAACAAAAAAGGCTATCGGACTTTTTGATGCCGATAGGAAAGAGTCGCGGAATGAATTGAGTAAGATCGATGATATTTACAAGTTTGCCGAACAATTGTTGAATACCGTGAGTCTTTTTGAGACTCCGGCACTTTCGTTAAAATAG
- the pncB gene encoding nicotinate phosphoribosyltransferase, with protein MKHSAPRQRYFFTMLSSILDNDFYKFTMQQGVIRLFPYARARYKFINRGKHAFPPGFADALRKALDDMAGMQLTRKEKHFLELTCPYLDPVYLDFLEGYRYNPEEVRISQEGEQLEVGVEGLWYRTILWEVPIMSLICELYYTLRHAERISNDAILDNTRRKIEQYRQLGVTVADFGTRRRYSYKVHKLVVDALQQYGTGSFIGTSNVHLAMMFQTKPIGTHAHEWFMFHAARFGFKMSNATGLENWVNVYRGDLGIALSDTYTTDVFLHQFDKMYSKLFDGVRHDSGDPLAFADKVIHHYKKMGIDPLSKTIIFSDGLNVEKVARIAEHCRGRIGMSFGIGTSLTNDAGPEAMNIVIKMTATSPHNGEWTEVVKLSDEPGKYTGSPEMIRQAKLVLGIDDGQNP; from the coding sequence ATGAAACATTCTGCCCCCCGGCAGCGTTATTTCTTCACTATGCTTTCTTCCATCCTCGACAACGACTTCTACAAATTCACCATGCAGCAGGGCGTGATCCGACTGTTCCCGTATGCCCGCGCGCGTTACAAGTTCATCAACCGCGGCAAACACGCATTCCCTCCCGGCTTCGCCGACGCGCTCCGCAAAGCGCTGGACGATATGGCCGGCATGCAGCTCACCCGCAAGGAGAAACATTTCCTGGAGCTTACATGCCCCTACCTCGACCCCGTGTACCTCGACTTCCTGGAAGGCTATCGCTACAACCCGGAAGAGGTCCGCATCTCGCAGGAAGGCGAACAGCTGGAAGTAGGCGTGGAAGGGCTTTGGTACCGCACCATCCTCTGGGAAGTGCCCATCATGTCCCTTATCTGCGAACTATATTACACGCTCCGCCACGCCGAAAGGATTTCCAACGATGCCATCCTGGACAACACCCGCCGGAAAATAGAGCAGTACCGGCAACTGGGCGTTACCGTGGCTGACTTCGGGACGCGCAGGCGATATTCCTACAAAGTGCATAAACTGGTGGTGGACGCGCTGCAGCAGTACGGCACCGGATCCTTCATCGGCACCAGCAACGTCCACCTCGCCATGATGTTCCAGACCAAACCCATCGGCACGCATGCCCACGAATGGTTCATGTTCCACGCCGCCCGGTTCGGTTTTAAAATGTCGAACGCGACAGGATTGGAAAATTGGGTGAACGTTTATCGCGGCGACCTGGGCATCGCTTTGTCGGACACCTACACCACCGATGTTTTCCTCCACCAGTTCGATAAAATGTATTCCAAACTGTTTGACGGCGTACGGCACGACAGCGGCGACCCGCTCGCATTCGCGGATAAGGTCATCCATCACTATAAAAAAATGGGCATCGATCCCCTCAGCAAAACGATCATCTTCTCCGACGGCCTCAACGTCGAAAAAGTGGCCAGGATAGCGGAACATTGCCGGGGAAGGATCGGCATGTCGTTCGGTATCGGCACCAGCCTCACCAACGACGCTGGCCCCGAAGCCATGAACATCGTCATCAAAATGACGGCTACCAGTCCGCACAACGGCGAATGGACCGAAGTCGTAAAGCTGTCCGACGAGCCCGGCAAATACACCGGCAGCCCGGAAATGATCCGGCAGGCGAAGCTGGTGCTGGGGATCGATGACGGGCAAAATCCGTAA